Proteins from one Streptomyces sp. NBC_00289 genomic window:
- a CDS encoding polyprenyl synthetase family protein, with protein sequence MANTLSGPCVPPLAVPVLLDRGRSLCMPPLREAVARLAAPIDTVAAYHFGWTDRHGCPASGDGGKGLRPALALLSAEAVGAGSETGVPGGVAVELVHNFSLLHDDVMDGDETRRHRATAWTVFGAAQAVLAGDALLALATEVLLDAPDSSTASAADAARAVRRITTATRRLIDGQAQDLSFEQRDRVTVAECLEMEGNKTGALLAAACAIGAVLAGADDRTADALGRYGHDLGLAFQAVDDLLGIWGTTEVTGKPRWGDLRRRKKSLPVAVALADGGPASRRLAELLADPQPRAEEDGKQLAVRADLIEQAGGRAWARDEARRRHTGALAALDEVPMPDQIREYFVALAEFVVVRER encoded by the coding sequence ATGGCGAACACCCTTTCAGGCCCTTGCGTCCCCCCTCTTGCTGTGCCGGTTCTCCTGGACCGCGGCAGATCCCTGTGCATGCCGCCGTTGCGGGAGGCTGTGGCTCGGCTGGCCGCACCGATTGATACCGTCGCCGCCTACCACTTCGGTTGGACCGACCGGCACGGCTGCCCCGCCTCGGGCGACGGCGGCAAGGGACTGCGGCCCGCGTTAGCCCTGCTGTCGGCGGAGGCGGTCGGCGCCGGCTCGGAGACCGGGGTGCCGGGCGGGGTCGCGGTCGAACTGGTGCACAACTTTTCCCTGTTGCACGACGACGTGATGGACGGCGACGAGACCCGGCGGCACCGGGCCACGGCCTGGACCGTCTTCGGGGCCGCACAGGCCGTCCTGGCCGGTGACGCCCTGCTCGCCCTGGCCACTGAGGTCCTGCTCGATGCGCCGGACAGTTCGACCGCGAGCGCCGCCGACGCCGCCCGCGCGGTCCGGCGGATCACCACGGCCACCCGTCGGCTGATCGACGGCCAGGCGCAGGATCTGTCTTTCGAGCAGCGTGACCGGGTTACTGTCGCCGAGTGCCTGGAGATGGAGGGCAACAAGACCGGCGCGCTGCTTGCTGCGGCCTGTGCTATCGGCGCGGTGCTGGCCGGGGCCGATGACCGCACGGCAGACGCCCTGGGCCGTTACGGGCACGACTTGGGGCTGGCCTTCCAGGCGGTGGATGACCTGCTCGGCATCTGGGGTACCACCGAGGTCACCGGCAAGCCGCGCTGGGGCGATCTGCGTCGGCGTAAGAAGTCGCTGCCGGTGGCCGTGGCGCTCGCCGACGGCGGCCCGGCCTCCCGCCGGCTGGCCGAACTGCTCGCCGACCCGCAGCCCCGCGCCGAAGAGGACGGGAAGCAGCTCGCCGTCCGCGCTGACCTGATCGAGCAGGCCGGCGGCCGCGCCTGGGCCCGTGACGAGGCCCGTCGCCGTCACACAGGCGCTTTGGCCGCCCTGGACGAGGTGCCCATGCCGGACCAGATACGTGAGTACTTCGTCGCCCTCGCCGAATTCGTCGTCGTGCGGGAGAGGTGA
- the dxs gene encoding 1-deoxy-D-xylulose-5-phosphate synthase, giving the protein MTFTTGTTASDAGLPAPEHTNQPQDAGATARSTLLGAIQSPRALDSLTPHQLPLLAQEIRDFLIGTVSQTGGHLGPNLGVVELTIALHRIFHSPRDRILFDTGHQTYIHKLLTGRHDFSQLRFRDGLSGYPCRAESEHDVIENSHASTVLGWADGLAKAHQLQGFDDRAVVAVIGDGALTGGMAWEALNNIAAAKDRPVIIVVNDNQRSYSPTIGGLAHHLATLRTTQGYQRFLTWGKEALERIPAVGRPLFNTLHGATKGPTDVISPQGLFEDLGLKYLGPVDGHDIAALGAALRRARDLGGPVIVHCLTQKGRGYLPAAQHEEDRFHAVGVIHPDTGLPLKAPARDWTSVFGQEMAALGREREDIVAITAAMLHPVGLGPFAQQFPERVFDVGIAEQHAAVSAAGLATGGLHPVVAVYATFLNRAFDQLLMDIALHQCGVTFVLDRAGITGPDGASHHGMWDLSILQVVPGLQIAAPRDADQLRAQLREAVAVDDAPTVIRYPKGAVGPAVPALGRIGGMDVLHDNTQPTGTPALSGEGSAARRADVLLVAVGAMAPTCLEAAKLLAAQGVTSTVIDPRWVKPVDPALPGLAAQYRAVVTVEDNSRTGGVGTAIAQALRDAAVHVPLRNMGIPQRFLPHATREELLTETGLTADGITRQITALLTERKD; this is encoded by the coding sequence ATGACCTTCACGACTGGCACCACCGCCAGCGACGCTGGCCTTCCGGCTCCGGAACACACAAACCAGCCACAGGATGCCGGCGCCACGGCACGCTCCACCCTGCTGGGGGCGATCCAGTCCCCCCGGGCTCTTGACTCACTCACGCCCCACCAACTGCCACTCCTGGCTCAGGAGATCCGGGACTTCCTGATCGGCACGGTCTCCCAGACCGGCGGGCACCTCGGCCCCAACTTGGGCGTGGTGGAACTCACCATCGCCCTGCACCGTATCTTCCACTCCCCCCGCGACCGGATCCTGTTCGACACCGGCCACCAGACCTACATCCACAAGCTCCTCACCGGCCGCCACGACTTTTCCCAGCTACGCTTCAGAGACGGCCTGTCCGGCTATCCGTGCAGGGCCGAGTCCGAGCACGACGTCATCGAGAACAGCCACGCCTCCACCGTCCTCGGCTGGGCCGACGGCCTGGCCAAGGCCCACCAGCTGCAGGGCTTCGACGACCGTGCGGTGGTCGCGGTGATCGGCGACGGCGCCCTGACCGGAGGCATGGCCTGGGAAGCCCTCAACAACATCGCCGCCGCCAAGGACCGCCCGGTCATCATCGTCGTCAACGACAATCAGCGCTCCTACTCCCCGACCATCGGCGGCCTCGCCCACCACCTCGCCACACTGCGCACCACCCAGGGCTACCAGCGCTTCCTGACCTGGGGCAAGGAGGCACTGGAGCGCATTCCGGCGGTCGGCCGGCCGCTCTTCAACACCCTGCACGGCGCCACAAAGGGCCCGACGGACGTCATTTCGCCGCAGGGCCTGTTCGAGGACCTGGGGCTGAAGTACCTCGGCCCGGTCGACGGCCACGACATCGCCGCGCTGGGGGCGGCCCTGCGCCGGGCTCGCGACCTTGGCGGCCCGGTGATCGTGCACTGCCTGACCCAGAAGGGCCGCGGCTACCTGCCCGCCGCGCAGCACGAGGAGGACCGCTTCCACGCCGTCGGTGTCATCCACCCGGACACCGGCCTGCCACTCAAGGCCCCGGCCAGGGACTGGACCAGCGTGTTCGGCCAGGAGATGGCCGCCCTTGGCCGGGAGCGCGAGGACATTGTCGCGATCACCGCGGCGATGCTGCACCCGGTGGGCCTGGGCCCGTTCGCCCAGCAGTTTCCCGAGCGGGTCTTCGACGTGGGCATCGCCGAACAGCACGCCGCGGTCTCCGCCGCGGGACTTGCTACTGGCGGACTGCACCCGGTGGTCGCGGTGTACGCGACCTTCCTCAACCGTGCCTTCGACCAGCTCCTCATGGACATCGCCCTGCACCAGTGCGGGGTCACCTTCGTACTGGACCGGGCCGGCATCACCGGCCCCGACGGAGCCAGCCACCACGGCATGTGGGACCTGTCCATCCTGCAGGTCGTCCCCGGCCTGCAGATCGCCGCCCCGCGCGACGCCGACCAGCTGCGCGCCCAGCTCCGCGAAGCCGTCGCCGTCGACGACGCCCCCACCGTCATCCGCTACCCCAAGGGCGCCGTCGGCCCCGCCGTCCCGGCCCTCGGCCGGATCGGCGGCATGGACGTGCTGCACGACAACACCCAGCCGACCGGCACGCCCGCCCTATCCGGGGAGGGCAGCGCCGCCCGGCGGGCCGATGTACTGCTGGTCGCGGTCGGCGCCATGGCGCCCACCTGCCTGGAGGCGGCGAAGCTGCTGGCCGCCCAGGGCGTCACCAGCACCGTGATCGACCCCCGCTGGGTCAAGCCCGTCGACCCAGCGTTGCCCGGCCTCGCCGCCCAGTACCGTGCCGTGGTCACCGTCGAGGACAACAGTCGAACCGGAGGGGTCGGCACCGCGATCGCCCAGGCCCTGCGCGACGCCGCTGTACACGTGCCGCTACGCAACATGGGCATACCGCAACGATTCCTCCCCCACGCCACACGCGAGGAACTCCTCACCGAGACCGGGCTCACCGCCGACGGCATCACCCGCCAGATCACCGCCCTGCTGACAGAGCGCAAGGACTGA
- the ispG gene encoding flavodoxin-dependent (E)-4-hydroxy-3-methylbut-2-enyl-diphosphate synthase, which produces MTAIPLGMPSVPVKLAGRRKSRKIQVGSVAVGGDAPVSVQSMTTTVTADIGATLQQIAELTASGCQIVRVACPSQDDADALATIARKSQIPVIADIHFQPKYVFAAIDAGCAAVRVNPGNIRQFDDRVKEIAKAASEAGVPIRIGVNAGSLDRRLLEKYGKATPEALVESALWECSLFEEHGFTDIKISVKHNDPVVMVGAYRLLAAQCDYPLHLGVTEAGPAFQGTIKSAVAFGALLSEGIGDTIRVSLSAPPAEEVKVGIQILQSLNLRQRRLEIVSCPSCGRAQVDVYKLADQVTAGLEGMEVPLRVAVMGCVVNGPGEAREADLGVASGNGKGQIFVKGEVIKTVPESKIVETLIEEALKLAEQMQSDGVAFGDSGGTGRPTVTAVG; this is translated from the coding sequence ATGACCGCGATCCCGCTCGGGATGCCGTCCGTTCCGGTCAAGCTCGCCGGCCGCCGCAAGAGCCGCAAGATCCAAGTCGGGTCGGTGGCGGTGGGCGGCGACGCGCCGGTCTCCGTCCAGTCCATGACCACCACCGTCACCGCGGACATCGGCGCCACGCTGCAGCAGATCGCCGAGCTCACCGCCTCCGGCTGCCAGATCGTGAGGGTGGCGTGTCCGTCGCAGGACGATGCCGACGCGCTCGCGACCATCGCGAGGAAGTCACAGATCCCGGTGATCGCGGACATCCACTTCCAGCCGAAGTACGTGTTCGCGGCGATCGACGCGGGCTGTGCGGCGGTGCGGGTGAACCCGGGCAACATCCGGCAGTTCGACGACAGGGTGAAGGAGATTGCAAAGGCGGCCTCGGAGGCGGGGGTGCCGATCCGGATCGGTGTGAACGCCGGGTCGCTGGACAGGCGGCTGCTGGAGAAGTACGGCAAGGCCACGCCCGAGGCGCTGGTGGAGTCGGCGCTGTGGGAATGCTCGCTGTTCGAGGAGCACGGTTTTACGGACATCAAGATCTCGGTGAAGCACAACGACCCTGTCGTGATGGTAGGCGCCTACCGGTTGCTGGCGGCGCAGTGCGACTACCCGCTGCACCTGGGGGTGACGGAGGCGGGTCCGGCGTTCCAGGGCACGATCAAGTCGGCGGTGGCGTTCGGTGCGCTGCTCAGCGAGGGCATCGGGGACACGATCCGGGTGTCGCTGTCGGCGCCGCCGGCGGAGGAGGTCAAGGTCGGCATCCAGATCCTTCAGTCGCTGAACCTGCGGCAGCGCCGCCTGGAGATCGTCTCCTGCCCGTCGTGCGGGAGGGCGCAGGTGGATGTGTACAAGCTGGCCGACCAGGTGACGGCGGGTCTGGAGGGCATGGAGGTGCCGCTGCGGGTGGCGGTGATGGGCTGTGTCGTCAACGGGCCGGGCGAGGCGCGGGAGGCGGATCTCGGTGTCGCGTCGGGCAACGGCAAGGGGCAGATCTTCGTGAAGGGCGAGGTCATCAAGACCGTGCCGGAGTCGAAGATCGTCGAGACCCTGATCGAAGAGGCCCTGAAACTCGCCGAACAGATGCAGAGCGACGGCGTCGCCTTCGGTGACTCGGGTGGTACCGGGCGGCCCACTGTCACCGCAGTCGGCTGA
- a CDS encoding 4-hydroxy-3-methylbut-2-enyl diphosphate reductase, with product MNSRERFPAPALRVLLAAPRGFCAGVDRAVLAVEHALEQYGAPVYVRKQIVHNKYVVQTLEQKGAVFVDETEEVPEGSIVVFSAHGVAPSVHDEAKANRLATIDATCPLVTKVHKEAVRFADEGYDILLIGHEGHEEVVGTMGEAPDRIHLVDGAGDVAGVQVRDESKVVWLSQTTLSVDETMATVGELKKRFPLLVSPPSDDICYAAQNRQAVVKQIAPETDLLIVVGSKNSHNSSALVEVGLEYGAKAAYLVDFADEMDEAWLEGACTVGVTSGASVPEILVEGVLEWLAKCGYGDVQTVRTVTESQHFALPRELLRTRAELLRAAESTPPSAPADTDG from the coding sequence TTGAATTCACGTGAGAGATTTCCTGCGCCAGCTCTCCGTGTCCTGCTTGCTGCTCCTCGTGGTTTTTGTGCGGGTGTGGACCGCGCAGTCCTGGCGGTGGAGCATGCTCTGGAGCAATATGGGGCGCCGGTGTATGTGCGCAAGCAGATCGTGCACAACAAGTATGTCGTGCAGACTCTGGAACAGAAGGGGGCGGTCTTCGTCGATGAGACGGAGGAGGTGCCCGAGGGCTCGATCGTGGTCTTCTCGGCCCACGGCGTTGCTCCCTCTGTGCACGACGAGGCGAAGGCCAACAGGCTGGCCACCATCGACGCGACCTGCCCGCTGGTGACCAAGGTCCACAAGGAGGCGGTGCGGTTCGCCGACGAGGGCTACGACATCCTCCTTATCGGCCATGAGGGGCATGAAGAGGTTGTCGGCACCATGGGCGAGGCCCCGGACCGGATCCATCTGGTCGACGGCGCCGGGGACGTCGCAGGCGTTCAGGTCCGTGACGAGTCCAAGGTCGTCTGGCTCTCCCAGACCACGCTGTCGGTGGATGAGACCATGGCCACTGTCGGTGAGCTGAAGAAGCGCTTTCCGCTGCTGGTCAGTCCGCCCAGTGATGACATTTGCTACGCCGCCCAGAACCGTCAGGCGGTGGTGAAGCAGATCGCCCCCGAGACCGACCTGCTGATCGTGGTCGGCTCCAAAAACTCCCACAACTCCTCCGCTCTGGTTGAGGTCGGCCTGGAGTACGGGGCCAAGGCCGCCTACCTGGTCGACTTCGCCGATGAGATGGACGAGGCCTGGCTGGAGGGCGCCTGCACGGTCGGTGTGACCAGCGGTGCATCGGTGCCGGAGATCCTGGTTGAGGGCGTGCTGGAGTGGCTCGCCAAGTGCGGCTACGGCGACGTGCAGACCGTCCGCACGGTGACCGAGAGCCAGCATTTCGCACTGCCACGCGAACTGCTGCGCACCCGAGCCGAGCTGCTGCGAGCCGCAGAGTCAACGCCGCCTTCCGCACCTGCTGATACGGACGGGTGA